The genomic interval GACCAATTTCTTGGTAATAGCCTTCAATGTTTTTAGGAAGGTTATAATGGATTACCCAGCGCACATTAGATTTGTCAATTCCCATTCCAAAGGCAATTGTTGCACAAACTACTTGGCAATCATCATTAATAAATTCGTCCTGAGTTTTGGCTCTAGTATTATTACCTAGTCCTGCATGATATGCTTTGGCATTGATGCCTGTTTTTTGCAACTTCTCAGCAAGTTCTTCAGTGGTTTTACGACTTAAACAATAAATTATTCCACACTCATTTGGTTTTTGAGTGATAAAATCTATAATTTGCTTGACTCTGTCTAAAGCAGGACGAACTTCCAAACTTAAATTTTTCCTATCGAAAGAAGAAATCGAAACTACGGGGTCAGTTAGATTCAGTTGCTGACTAATGTCTTCGCGTGTTGCTTTGTCGGCTGTGGCGGTTAAGGCTAGAATTGGAGTAGAAGGGAAGCGCTTTTTAAGATATCCTAAATTAGTATAGGCTGGTCTAAAGTCGTGTCCCCAAGACGAAATACAATGTGCTTCGTCAATAGCTATTAAACTTACGGTGATTTGCTTGAAGGTGTTTTCTAGATAAGACAAACTTTCTGGAGCTACATAAACTAGTTTTATTTTTTGACTAATAATGTTCTCAATATGTGCCTGCTGTTCTACACTAGATTGACTACTGTTGATGTAACAAGCTTCAATTCCGTTGGCTTTTAAGCTGTCTACCTGGTCTTTCATCAAAGCGATTAATGGCGAAATCACAATGGTTATCCCAGGAAATAGTAATGCTGGCAATTGAAAACAAATTGATTTTCCTCCACCAGTTGGCATAATTGCTAAAGCATCCTTTCCTGTTAAGATAGAATTAATAATTTTTTCTTGATTTGGTCTGAATTTTTCAAAACCAAAATTATCTTTAAGCGTATCGTGAAGCAGGGCGGAAGTTATCATTCAGTAAAGTAAAAAAAGTATAATACAATATAAAAAAAAAGGAACTCAATGTGGAGTTCCTTTTGTATTTAAGAGAAGAAATTAATCTTCGTCATCGTCATCGTCGTCATCTGAACTATTTCTGTCGTCTGAATCTTCGTCATCGTCATCCAAATCTGGTTTATCATGATTATCATCTTCGTCATCGTCATCATCTACGTCATCGTCCATATCCACACCTTTAATCGGAGTGATTGGTTCGATTTCATCATCTATTTCATCATCTTCATCATAATTTTCGATTCTGTCTGCTAATTTGGTACTCACTTTTACTAAATAAATAGTGTCTTCAGTGCGTACTTCCACAGCTTCAATCAATTCGTTTTTAGCATTTCTAAAACGAATGATATCTGAATCATCGTAGCCATCAGGGAAACGTTCCACTAATAGGTTTAAAATTTCGTTTGTAAGTTTTACGTAATCAACAATTACTCTTTTCATAATGATATTCTATAAATCTAATAAATAAGCAAAAATTAATGGAGCTACAATCGTAGCATCTGATTCAATAATAAACTTAGGCGTTTTAATATCTAACTTACCCCAAGTTATTTTTTCGTTTGGAACTGCTCCTGAATAGGATCCGTAACTCGTTGTAGAGTCAGAAATTTGACAGAAATAACTCCAAAATGGAATATCATGCATTTCCATGTCTTGGTACAACATTGGAACTACACAAATTGGGAAATCACCTGCAATTCCACCACCAATTTGGAAAAAACCAATTCCGTTAGCACTATTTTTCGGATACCAATCTGAAAGGTAAACCATGTATTCAATACCGGATTTCATGGTAGAAGCTTTTAATTCTCCTTTGATTACATATGAAGCAAAAATATTACCCATCGTACTATCTTCCCATCCTGGAACAATAATAGGCAGGTTTTTCTCTGCTGCAGCATACATCCAGCTATCCTTTAAATCAATTTCATAATATTCTTCCAGTACACCTGATAGCAACATTTTGTACATGAACTCATGAGGAAAGTAACGTTCCCCTTTGTCGTCAGCGTCTTTCCAAATTTTAAAAATATGTTTTTGTAAACGTCTGAACGCTTCGTGCTCAGGGATACAAGTATCAGTAACTCTATTTAATCCTCTTTCTAATAAATCCCATTCGTCTTGAGGAGTTAAATCTCTATAGTTAGGTACTCTTTCATAGTGAGAATGTGCTACTAAGTTCATAATGTCTTCTTCAAGATTAGCTCCTGTACAAGAAATGATTTGAACTTTGTCTTGACGAATAATTTCAGCAAATATTTTACCAATTTCTGCAGTACTCATGGCACCAGCCATACTAACCATCATTTTAGCACCATTGGCTAATTGTTGTTCGTATGCTTTTGCTGCATCTACTAAAGAGGCTGAATTGAAATGCAAATAATGCTTTTCTATAAATTGGCTAATAGGTCCCTTGCTCATTATTATTTTTTTTAAAGATATTAAAATAGAACATTTGAAAAGGATTCTATTTTCAAATGTAAAGATTTTTTAATTTAACTATGTACTAAATTGAATTATTATTTGTTGTAACCTAAAATTTTTAGAACATCATCTGAGGTTTGTTGCTCAGAAAAAATTTCAGTCCCAATAATACCGTTTTCATCTCTGTCAATCAAGATATGTTTGGGTTGAGGAATCAAACAGTGGTGTAATCCTCCATAACCACCAATAGTCTCTTGGTATGCACCGGTATTGAAAAAACCAATATACAGTGGTTTTTCTTTGTTATATTTAGGTAAATAGATGGCGTTCATGTTTTGCTCTGAGTTGTAATAATCATCACTATCACAGGTCATACCTCCTAATAAAACTCTTTCATAAGTATCATTCCAGCGGTTTATAGCTAGCATGATAAAACGTTTGTTAATTGCCCAAGTGTCTGGCAAAGTGGTGATGAAAGAAGAATCGATCATGTTCCATTTTTCTCTATCGTTTTGTTGTTTTTGATACAAAACTTGATAAATAGCGCCACCGCTTTCACCTACTGTAAACGAACCAAACTCTGTAAATATATTGGGAACATCAACTTCGGCCTCGTCACAAGCTATTTTAATTTGATTGATAATTTCATCAATCATGTATTGATAATCATATTCAAAAGTCAATGAATTTTTGATAGGGAAACCACCTCCAATATTCAATCCATCAAGTCCTGGACATTCTTTCTTAAGTGCAATGTAGACTTTGATACATTTGACTAATTCGTTCCAGTAATACGCATTGTCATTTATTCCAGTATTAATGAAAAAGTGCAACATTTTCAGTTCTAATTTTGGATTATCCTGAATTTGTTTTTTATAAAAAGTGACAATATTTTTATATCCAATACCTAATCTAGAAGTGTAGAATTCAAACTTAGGCTCTTCCTCTGCAGCAATACGAATTCCTATTTTGAATTTCC from Flavobacterium ovatum carries:
- a CDS encoding DNA primase, translated to MKRVIVDYVKLTNEILNLLVERFPDGYDDSDIIRFRNAKNELIEAVEVRTEDTIYLVKVSTKLADRIENYDEDDEIDDEIEPITPIKGVDMDDDVDDDDDEDDNHDKPDLDDDDEDSDDRNSSDDDDDDDED
- a CDS encoding deoxyhypusine synthase family protein, which encodes MSKGPISQFIEKHYLHFNSASLVDAAKAYEQQLANGAKMMVSMAGAMSTAEIGKIFAEIIRQDKVQIISCTGANLEEDIMNLVAHSHYERVPNYRDLTPQDEWDLLERGLNRVTDTCIPEHEAFRRLQKHIFKIWKDADDKGERYFPHEFMYKMLLSGVLEEYYEIDLKDSWMYAAAEKNLPIIVPGWEDSTMGNIFASYVIKGELKASTMKSGIEYMVYLSDWYPKNSANGIGFFQIGGGIAGDFPICVVPMLYQDMEMHDIPFWSYFCQISDSTTSYGSYSGAVPNEKITWGKLDIKTPKFIIESDATIVAPLIFAYLLDL
- a CDS encoding arginine decarboxylase, with protein sequence MNTKYSDLINQTYYFPQEEFTLNKDNLQFHNIDLMKLVEQYGTPLKFTYLPQISNNINKAKNWFRKSMEKNKYEAKYYYCYCTKSSHFEYVMNEAFKNNIHIETSSAFDINIVEKLLQNGKINKSTYVICNGFKRDQYIENIARLINHGHKNTIPIIDNYEELDLLQAEIKGKFKIGIRIAAEEEPKFEFYTSRLGIGYKNIVTFYKKQIQDNPKLELKMLHFFINTGINDNAYYWNELVKCIKVYIALKKECPGLDGLNIGGGFPIKNSLTFEYDYQYMIDEIINQIKIACDEAEVDVPNIFTEFGSFTVGESGGAIYQVLYQKQQNDREKWNMIDSSFITTLPDTWAINKRFIMLAINRWNDTYERVLLGGMTCDSDDYYNSEQNMNAIYLPKYNKEKPLYIGFFNTGAYQETIGGYGGLHHCLIPQPKHILIDRDENGIIGTEIFSEQQTSDDVLKILGYNK